A window from Bacteroidota bacterium encodes these proteins:
- a CDS encoding DUF520 family protein: MDDQIRVTAKKIDDLQTIMSLCRSGDFEVPLQYINMK; the protein is encoded by the coding sequence ATGGACGATCAGATAAGAGTAACCGCAAAAAAAATTGACGATCTACAGACTATTATGTCCCTTTGTAGAAGTGGTGATTTTGAAGTGCCACTTCAGTATATTAATATGAAA